One Festucalex cinctus isolate MCC-2025b chromosome 3, RoL_Fcin_1.0, whole genome shotgun sequence DNA window includes the following coding sequences:
- the LOC144015636 gene encoding axonemal dynein light intermediate polypeptide 1-like produces MFEPPETLLKYETPILISKTTDKKCTKGGRPFKVSNQPHADSPVPPPPKTKSSAAEAPRQQNDDILNLIFPPREWMEGNQLWVQQVSSAPCTRADVVNLEEHLDRKLQQRRAIETGICPVRRELYTQCFDELIRQVTINCAERGHLLLRVRDEIQMTIAAYQTFYESSVVFGMRKALQAEQDKVDMEKKIAILEQEKEELQKELRDEKAKCDAIEKTEEEKHEVQEKKYTEQIQFLKRTNQQLKAQLEGVVTPK; encoded by the exons ATGTTTGAGCCCCCCGAGACTCTCTTGAAATATGAGACCCCAATTTTAATCAGTAAAACCACAGATAAAAAGTGTACGAAG GGGGGGCGACCTTTTAAAGTTAGCAACCAACCCCATGCCGACTCCCCGGTGCCCCCACCTCCTAAAACCAAATCTTCTGCAGCTGAAGCCCCGAGGCAGCAAAACGATGACATACTCAACCTCATCTTTCCACCCAG GGAATGGATGGAGGGAAACCAGCTGTGGGTACAGCAAGTGTCCAGTGCGCCATGCACGCGAGCAGACGTGGTGAACCTCGAGGAGCACCTGGACAGGAAGCTGCAGCAAAGACGGGCCATAGAGACGGGAATATGCCCTGTCCGAAGAGAGCTTTATACCCAGTGCTTTG ACGAGCTGATCAGGCAGGTCACCATTAACTGCGCCGAGCGGGGTCACTTACTGTTGCGGGTCCGAGATGAGATCCAGATGACCATCGCTGCTTACCAGACCTTCTACGAGAGCAGCGTGGTTTTTGGCATGAGGAAAGCTCTGCAAGCTGAGCAAGACAAGGTcgacatggaaaaaaaa ATTGCCATACTGGAGCAGGAGAAAGAGGAGCTTCAGAAAGAGTTGCGTGATGAAAAGGCCAAATGTGATGCCATTGAAAAGACcgaagaagaaaaacatgaaGTTCAGGAAAAGAAGTACACGGAGCAGATTCAGTTCCTTAAGAGAACGAACCAGCAGCTTAAG gcTCAGCTGGAGGGGGTTGTGACACCCAAATAA
- the chkb gene encoding choline/ethanolamine kinase translates to MRLTRYALVFRLARIAGEFRPSPITFCRSLRPLARPGSPRVLARKLTMQASGDSVSLDEKKPTSYELLILAHERTSRTPSPLLGANGDDDSEAESFKGGRTEEVDRDTKERAFAWCRDFLSGAWKTIQIMDFQISIISGGLSNLLYLCSLPDHVDSVGEEPRQVLLRIYGAILQGVDSLVSESVMFAILAERTLGPKLYGIFPDGRLEQYLPNTRMRTDQLSDGDISAEIATKLARFHKMVMPFNKEPTWLFGTIDKYMDQVLTLTFTRDAHVKKYKKLMKFNLPTELKNLRDLLAATPSPVVFCHNDVQEGNVLILHQADQSSTDRLMLIDFEYSSYNYRGFDFGNHFCEWMYDYTYNQWPFYKATPEDYPSREQQLRFIRSYLSEHRGCGDQSVDQTQIEEEMIIEANRYALASHFLWGLWSIIQAKLSKIEFGYMDYAQVRFDAYFKQKKLFS, encoded by the exons ATGCGATTAACTAGATATGCTTTGGTCTTCCGGTTAGCGCGCATTGCCGGCGAGTTCCGTCCGTCTCCAATAACCTTTTGTCGCTCTCTCCGACCTCTAGCTCGCCCTGGTTCTCCTCGAGTCTTAGCCCGGAAACTAACGATGCAGGCAAGCGGCGACTCGGTCTCGTTGGACGAAAAGAAACCGACCAGCTACGAGTTGCTCATTCTCGCCCACGAGAGGACCTCAAGAACTCCGAGTCCACTTTTGGGGGCCAACGGCGATGACGACTCCGAGGCGGAGTCCTTCAAGGGCGGCAGGACCGAGGAAGTGGACCGGGACACGAAGGAGAGGGCGTTCGCGTGGTGCCGAGATTTCTTGTCCGGAGCGTGGAAGACCATCCAAATAATGGACTTTCAAATCAGCATCATCAG TGGTGGCCTGAGTAATCTGCTCTACCTGTGCAGCCTACCTGACCACGTGGACAGCGTTGGGGAGGAGCCACGCCAGGTGCTCCTCAGAATCTACGGTGCCATCCTCCAGGGCGTGGACTCGCTGGTGTCGGAGAGTGTCATGTTTGCCATTTTGGCCGAGCGGACTTTGGGACCCAAACTGTACGGCATCTTCCCAGACGGGCGCTTGGAACAGTATCTTCCG AACACACGCATGCGCACAGATCAGCTTTCAGACGGAGACATCTCCGCTGAGATCGCCACAAAGTTGGCGCGATTTCACAAAATGGTTATGCCCTTTAACAAAGAGCCCACCTGGCTGTTTGGGACCATTGACAA ATACATGGATCAAGTGTTGACGCTGACTTTCACACGCGATGCCCATGTGAAGAAGTACAAGAAGCTGATGAAGTTCAACCTGCCAACGGAGCTCAAGAACCTTCG TGACTTACTTGCAGCAACACCATCACCTGTGGTCTTCTGCCACAATGATGTCcaagaag GTAATGTTCTGATACTGCACCAAGCGGACCAAAGCTCAACAGATCGACTGATGCTCATCGACTTTGAGTACAGCAGCTACAACTACAG gGGTTTTGATTTCGGGAACCATTTCTGCGAGTGGATGTATGACTACACCTACAACCAGTGGCCCTTCTACAAAGCCACGCCAGAGGATTACCCAAGCAGAGAGCAACAG cttcGTTTCATCAGAAGTTATCTGTCAGAGCATAGAGGATGTGGTGATCAAAGTGTGGACCAGACTCAGATAGAGGAAGAGATGATCATTGAAGCCAACAG GTATGCGTTAGCATCACACTTCCTGTGGGGTCTTTGGTCCATTATCCAAGCGAAGCTCTCCAAGATTGAGTTTGGCTACATG GACTACGCCCAGGTCCGCTTTGATGCCTACTTCAAGCAAAAGAAGCTCTTCTCCTGA
- the LOC144015633 gene encoding kelch repeat and BTB domain-containing protein 11 isoform X1 yields the protein MSKLAVFSHHLATEMNLLRNCFGKLLEWICVWLKHGLVRLCSVFPRVGAWTSSVTHPYASHQENSEWKRNMELRTYDLEGQSGSVVTIHTSTHTFHANLGRLSECSDYFQALSQSGMREAAENLVNLEHVSSTVFHHLLEFYFHDTFETLREEDLSLHIQVSSYLLAEAFLSRCLSVLTENLRPDRCLYYLSLAQEICCVELRSTVFAYLSRNLLELPHVIRCLSDEEKEELILLRMRGKPCLCSLRKENLMSWKEPETERARHVFVEQNGMWRPITEFPFRADKWCFTAVVLYNYLYIVGGYKTLVKRRWDFKIATFRYNPLTQEWTTAAPLIKHRRHFSAVACQGRIYAVGGWYLDSLVSPDSSTALYTAVECYDPWEDTWRFVSSLPLTDFQFTVSLSHDVPLMTSLGHCLYVLGSIQRTGEKLLLQYDTRQDLWSELLPTLTRADADLPALYFLMGASDKLVVIGGNNSHNVVTSFCVRSQKWGQVHSVQKVAFAGQGALLDSQVVMPSVEHNSVATMDLQALSLKVLTPLPISICYEAIFYLHF from the exons ATGTCGAAATTAGCAGTATTCAGTCATCATCTTGCCACTGAAATGAACCTTCTAAGGAATTGTTTTGGAAAGCTGTTGGAGTGGATATGCGTGTGGCTGAAACATGGTCTGGTAAGACTTTGCAGTGTTTTTCCCAGAGTTGGTGCATGGACATCAAGTGTCACCCACCCTTACGCGTCACACCAAGAAAACTCAGAGTGGAAACGCAACATGGAACTTCGTACTTATGACCTGGAAGGCCAAAGTGGAAGCGTGGTTACGATCCATACCAGCACGCACACATTCCACGCAA ACCTGGGAAGGCTGTCTGAGTGCAGTGACTACTTCCAGGCTTTGTCACAGTCCGGGATGAGGGAGGCCGCTGAGAATCTGGTCAACCTGGAACACGTATCCTCAACTGTTTTCCACCACCTGCTGGAGTTTTACTTTCATGACACATTTGAGACCCTACGGGAGGAGGATTTAAGCCTTCATATACAG GTCAGCAGCTACCTCCTGGCTGAGGCCTTCCTCTCGCGGTGTTTGTCCGTGCTGACCGAGAATCTGAGGCCGGACAGGTGTCTATACTACCTGAGTCTGGCTCAGGAGATCTGCTGCGTAGAGCTGAGGAGCACCGTGTTCGCCTACCTGAGCAGGAACCTGCTGGAGCTGCCTCATGTCATCAG GTGTCTGAGCGACGAGGAAAAAGAGGAGCTCATCCTCCTGAGGATGCGAGGAAAGCCTTGTCTCTGCAGTCTTCGGAAGGAGAACCTGATGTCCTGGAAGGAACCCGAGACGGAGCGCGCCCGGCACGTTTTCGTGGAGCAAAACGGAATGTGGCGTCCCATCACCGAGTTCCCTTTCCGGGCTGACAAGTGGTGCTTCACAGCTGTGGTGCTGTATAACTACTTGTACATCGTAGGAGGCTACAAGACCCTTGTGAAGAGGCGGTGGGACTTCAAAATAGCCACGTTTAGGTATAATCCTTTGACTCAGGAATGGACTACTGCTGCTCCGCTTATTAAG CACAGGAGGCACTTCAGCGCAGTGGCCTGCCAGGGCCGTATCTATGCAGTGGGCGGCTGGTACTTGGACTCCCTTGTCAGCCCGGACTCCAGCACGGCCCTGTACACAGCCGTGGAGTGCTACGATCCATGGGAGGACACCTGGAG GTTTGTCTCGTCGCTCCCCCTCACGGACTTTCAGTTCACTGTATCTCTTTCTCACGACGTACCCCTGATGACCAGTCTTGGACACTGTCTGTATGTCCTGGGCAGCATACAGAGGACTGGAGAGAAACTGCTGCTCCAGTACGACACCAGGCAAG ATTTGTGGTCTGAGCTGCTTCCTACGCTCACCAGAGCAGATGCTGACCTTCCAGCTCTTTACTTCCTCATGGGCGCCTCGGACAAGTTAGTGGTGATTGGAGGAAACAACTCGCACAACGTCGTCACGTCGTTTTGCGTCCGCTCGCAGAAATGGGGACAG GTACACAGTGTGCAGAAAGTGGCATTCGCAGGACAGGGGGCGCTGTTGGACTCGCAGGTCGTGATGCCGAGTGTGGAGCATAACAGTGTGGCGACGATGGACTTGCAAGCGCTCTCTCTGAAGGTCCTGACTCCTCTGCCGATCTCCATCTGCTATGAAGCCATCTTTTACCTTCACTTTTGA
- the LOC144015633 gene encoding kelch repeat and BTB domain-containing protein 11 isoform X2 → MSKLAVFSHHLATEMNLLRNCFGKLLEWICVWLKHGLVRLCSVFPRVGAWTSSVTHPYASHQENSEWKRNMELRTYDLEGQSGSVVTIHTSTHTFHANLGRLSECSDYFQALSQSGMREAAENLVNLEHVSSTVFHHLLEFYFHDTFETLREEDLSLHIQVSSYLLAEAFLSRCLSVLTENLRPDRCLYYLSLAQEICCVELRSTVFAYLSRNLLELPHVIRCLSDEEKEELILLRMRGKPCLCSLRKENLMSWKEPETERARHVFVEQNGMWRPITEFPFRADKWCFTAVVLYNYLYIVGGYKTLVKRRWDFKIATFRYNPLTQEWTTAAPLIKHRRHFSAVACQGRIYAVGGWYLDSLVSPDSSTALYTAVECYDPWEDTWRFVSSLPLTDFQFTVSLSHDVPLMTSLGHCLYVLGSIQRTGEKLLLQYDTRQDLWSELLPTLTRADADLPALYFLMGASDKLVVIGGNNSHNVVTSFCVRSQKWGQVHSVQKVAFAGQGALLDSQVVMPSVEHNSVATMDLQALSLKATVFGTRQRL, encoded by the exons ATGTCGAAATTAGCAGTATTCAGTCATCATCTTGCCACTGAAATGAACCTTCTAAGGAATTGTTTTGGAAAGCTGTTGGAGTGGATATGCGTGTGGCTGAAACATGGTCTGGTAAGACTTTGCAGTGTTTTTCCCAGAGTTGGTGCATGGACATCAAGTGTCACCCACCCTTACGCGTCACACCAAGAAAACTCAGAGTGGAAACGCAACATGGAACTTCGTACTTATGACCTGGAAGGCCAAAGTGGAAGCGTGGTTACGATCCATACCAGCACGCACACATTCCACGCAA ACCTGGGAAGGCTGTCTGAGTGCAGTGACTACTTCCAGGCTTTGTCACAGTCCGGGATGAGGGAGGCCGCTGAGAATCTGGTCAACCTGGAACACGTATCCTCAACTGTTTTCCACCACCTGCTGGAGTTTTACTTTCATGACACATTTGAGACCCTACGGGAGGAGGATTTAAGCCTTCATATACAG GTCAGCAGCTACCTCCTGGCTGAGGCCTTCCTCTCGCGGTGTTTGTCCGTGCTGACCGAGAATCTGAGGCCGGACAGGTGTCTATACTACCTGAGTCTGGCTCAGGAGATCTGCTGCGTAGAGCTGAGGAGCACCGTGTTCGCCTACCTGAGCAGGAACCTGCTGGAGCTGCCTCATGTCATCAG GTGTCTGAGCGACGAGGAAAAAGAGGAGCTCATCCTCCTGAGGATGCGAGGAAAGCCTTGTCTCTGCAGTCTTCGGAAGGAGAACCTGATGTCCTGGAAGGAACCCGAGACGGAGCGCGCCCGGCACGTTTTCGTGGAGCAAAACGGAATGTGGCGTCCCATCACCGAGTTCCCTTTCCGGGCTGACAAGTGGTGCTTCACAGCTGTGGTGCTGTATAACTACTTGTACATCGTAGGAGGCTACAAGACCCTTGTGAAGAGGCGGTGGGACTTCAAAATAGCCACGTTTAGGTATAATCCTTTGACTCAGGAATGGACTACTGCTGCTCCGCTTATTAAG CACAGGAGGCACTTCAGCGCAGTGGCCTGCCAGGGCCGTATCTATGCAGTGGGCGGCTGGTACTTGGACTCCCTTGTCAGCCCGGACTCCAGCACGGCCCTGTACACAGCCGTGGAGTGCTACGATCCATGGGAGGACACCTGGAG GTTTGTCTCGTCGCTCCCCCTCACGGACTTTCAGTTCACTGTATCTCTTTCTCACGACGTACCCCTGATGACCAGTCTTGGACACTGTCTGTATGTCCTGGGCAGCATACAGAGGACTGGAGAGAAACTGCTGCTCCAGTACGACACCAGGCAAG ATTTGTGGTCTGAGCTGCTTCCTACGCTCACCAGAGCAGATGCTGACCTTCCAGCTCTTTACTTCCTCATGGGCGCCTCGGACAAGTTAGTGGTGATTGGAGGAAACAACTCGCACAACGTCGTCACGTCGTTTTGCGTCCGCTCGCAGAAATGGGGACAG GTACACAGTGTGCAGAAAGTGGCATTCGCAGGACAGGGGGCGCTGTTGGACTCGCAGGTCGTGATGCCGAGTGTGGAGCATAACAGTGTGGCGACGATGGACTTGCAAGCGCTCTCTCTGAAG GCAACAGTTTTTGGCACACGTCAGCGTCTCTGA
- the cpt1b gene encoding carnitine O-palmitoyltransferase 1, muscle isoform isoform X1, translating to MAEAHQAVGFQFAVRPDGVDLKLSQEVITNICQAGLMVWKKRAIQFKNGILAGVYPASPSSWLIVVIIMMSSLYTGVDLSLGNIQAINENMPLREYLSVQTGAVLSSVVFASALWFVLIYLLRYTLKALLSYHGWIFESHGKMSTSTKVWLSLVKMLSWRRPLLYSFQASLPRLPVPRVEDTIRRYLESVRPLLDDEEYNQMAVLANDFQATKAAQLQRYLILKSWWATNYVSDWWEEYIYLRSRDPIMVNSNFYIMDLLYVTPTHRQAARAGNIVHALLQYRRKLERGEHAPLRALGTVPMCSAQMERMFNTTRIPGIETDSVQHLNDRKHLVVYHKGRFFQVWLYLGGRHLLPSELETQFSRILNDTSEPQPGELKLAALTAGNRVTWAQARMKYFSQGVNSASLDAVESAAFFLALDDEPQGYDAKSNSLDRYAKSLLHGKCYDRWFDKSFTLISYPNGKMGISAEHSWADAPIVGHMWEYILATDCFHLGYTEEGHCKGDVNKGLPQPSRLQWLIPTECQHVIETSYLSAKKIADDVDFFAYLFCAFGKGLIKRCKTSPDAFIQLALQLAQFRDQGEFCLTYESSMTRMFRDGRTETVRSCTSEAVAFVRAMVDRRATNTHRLTLFRRAADKHQNMYRLAMTGSGIDRHLFCLYIVSKYLGVDSPFLKQVLSEPWKLSTSQTPQQQLNMVDINKFPEYVSAGGGFGPVADDGYGVSYIIVGENLITFHISSKFSSPDTDSRKFGQHIDKAMMDIQMLFQATNDQKTTGEGAMQLNNCKKHN from the exons ATGGCCGAAGCCCATCAGGCGGTGGGCTTCCAGTTCGCCGTTCGTCCGGATGGCGTAGACCTCAAACTAAGCCAGGAGGTCATCACCAACATCTGCCAGGCTGGACTGATGGTGTGGAAGAAGAGGGCCATACAGTTCAAG AACGGCATCTTGGCGGGCGTGTACCCGGCCAGTCCATCCAGTTGGCTGATCGTGGTCATCATCATGATGAGTAGCTTGTACACGGGCGTCGACCTTTCCCTGGGAAATATCCAAGCCATCAATGAAAATATGCCGCTCAG AGAATATCTATCAGTGCAGACGGGCGCTGTTCTGAGCTCCGTGGTATTCGCCAGCGCTTTGTGGTTCGTCCTCATCTACCTGCTCAGGTACACCCTCAAAGCGTTGCTGTCGTACCATGGCTGGATCTTCGAATCCCACGGAAAGATGAGCACTTCCACTAAAGTGTGGCTG AGCCTGGTGAAGATGCTTTCATGGCGCAGGCCACTTCTTTACAGCTTCCAGGCGTCCTTACCCCGACTGCCTGTGCCTAGGGTGGAAGACACCATTCGCAGG TACCTGGAGTCGGTGCGTCCTCTGCTGGACGATGAGGAATATAACCAAATGGCGGTTTTGGCCAATGACTTTCAAGCCACAAAGGCTGCCCAGCTGCAGAGATACTTGATCCTCAAGTCCTGGTGGGCAACCAATTAT GTAAGTGACTGGTGGGAGGAATACATCTATCTCAGAAGTCGTGACCCAATTATGGTCAACAGTAACTTTTACATTATG GACCTGCTGTACGTGACGCCGACTCACCGGCAGGCTGCGCGTGCAGGCAACATAGTGCACGCCTTGCTACAGTACAGACGCAAACTGGAACGTGGTGAACATGCGCCG CTGCGGGCTTTGGGGACTGTTCCCATGTGCTCTGCTCAGATGGAGAGGATGTTCAACACCACCCGCATCCCTGGCATCGAAACGG ATTCCGTACAGCACCTGAATGACAGGAAGCATTTGGTGGTGTATCACAAGGGTCGCTTCTTCCAAGTGTGGCTGTACCTGGGAGGACGCCACCTCCTACCCAGTGAGCTGGAGACCCAATTTAGCAGGATCCTCAACGACACGTCTGAGCCGCAGCCCGGCGAGCTCAAACTAGCAGCGCTGACTGCGGGAAACAG GGTTACTTGGGCTCAGGCTCGGATGAAATACTTCAGCCAGGGAGTGAACAGTGCATCCTTGGATGCGGTGGAGTCAGCCGCCTTCTTCCTGGCGTTGGATGACGAGCCTCAGGGTTACGATGCCAAGAGCAACTCTTTGGACCGTTACGCCAAATCACTGCTGCATGGAAAGTGCTATGACAG ATGGTTCGACAAATCTTTCACCCTCATATCTTACCCCAATGGCAAAATGGGAATAAGCGCTGAGCATTCGTGGGCCGACGCACCAATCGTGGGACACATGTGGGAG TACATCCTTGCCACCGACTGCTTCCATCTGGGCTACACAGAGGAGGGCCACTGCAAAGGAGACGTAAACAAAGGCCTTCCTCAACCCTCTCGACTGCAGTGGCTCATTCCCACCGAG TGCCAACATGTGATTGAGACGTCCTACCTGTCTGCTAAAAAGATAGCCGATGATGTGGACTTCTTCGCCTACCTGTTTTGTGCTTTTGGCAAAGGCCTGATTAAAAGGTGCAAGACCAGCCCGGATGCCTTCATTCAGCTGGCCCTGCAGCTGGCACAGTTTCGG GATCAGGGCGAGTTCTGTTTGACGTACGAGTCGTCCATGACGCGCATGTTCAGAGACGGCCGCACGGAGACGGTGCGCTCGTGCACCTCAGAGGCCGTCGCCTTCGTCAGAGCCATGGTGGATCGACGAGCAACT AACACACACAGGCTGACGCTGTTTCGGAGAGCGGCCGACAAGCATCAGAACATGTACCGCCTGGCCATGACCGGTTCCGGCATCGACCGGCACCTCTTCTGTCTCTACATCGTGTCCAAGTATCTGGGTGTGGACTCTCCTTTCCTTAAGCAG GTTCTGTCGGAACCGTGGAAGTTGTCCACCAGTCAGACTCCTCAGCAGCAGCTCAACATGGTGGACATCAATAAGTTCCCCGAATATGTCAGTGCTGGAGGCGGATTCGGGCCA GTGGCCGATGATGGTTACGGCGTGTCTTACATCATTGTTGGAGAAAACCTCATCACATTCCACATCTC
- the cpt1b gene encoding carnitine O-palmitoyltransferase 1, muscle isoform isoform X2 — translation MMSSLYTGVDLSLGNIQAINENMPLREYLSVQTGAVLSSVVFASALWFVLIYLLRYTLKALLSYHGWIFESHGKMSTSTKVWLSLVKMLSWRRPLLYSFQASLPRLPVPRVEDTIRRYLESVRPLLDDEEYNQMAVLANDFQATKAAQLQRYLILKSWWATNYVSDWWEEYIYLRSRDPIMVNSNFYIMDLLYVTPTHRQAARAGNIVHALLQYRRKLERGEHAPLRALGTVPMCSAQMERMFNTTRIPGIETDSVQHLNDRKHLVVYHKGRFFQVWLYLGGRHLLPSELETQFSRILNDTSEPQPGELKLAALTAGNRVTWAQARMKYFSQGVNSASLDAVESAAFFLALDDEPQGYDAKSNSLDRYAKSLLHGKCYDRWFDKSFTLISYPNGKMGISAEHSWADAPIVGHMWEYILATDCFHLGYTEEGHCKGDVNKGLPQPSRLQWLIPTECQHVIETSYLSAKKIADDVDFFAYLFCAFGKGLIKRCKTSPDAFIQLALQLAQFRDQGEFCLTYESSMTRMFRDGRTETVRSCTSEAVAFVRAMVDRRATNTHRLTLFRRAADKHQNMYRLAMTGSGIDRHLFCLYIVSKYLGVDSPFLKQVLSEPWKLSTSQTPQQQLNMVDINKFPEYVSAGGGFGPVADDGYGVSYIIVGENLITFHISSKFSSPDTDSRKFGQHIDKAMMDIQMLFQATNDQKTTGEGAMQLNNCKKHN, via the exons ATGATGAGTAGCTTGTACACGGGCGTCGACCTTTCCCTGGGAAATATCCAAGCCATCAATGAAAATATGCCGCTCAG AGAATATCTATCAGTGCAGACGGGCGCTGTTCTGAGCTCCGTGGTATTCGCCAGCGCTTTGTGGTTCGTCCTCATCTACCTGCTCAGGTACACCCTCAAAGCGTTGCTGTCGTACCATGGCTGGATCTTCGAATCCCACGGAAAGATGAGCACTTCCACTAAAGTGTGGCTG AGCCTGGTGAAGATGCTTTCATGGCGCAGGCCACTTCTTTACAGCTTCCAGGCGTCCTTACCCCGACTGCCTGTGCCTAGGGTGGAAGACACCATTCGCAGG TACCTGGAGTCGGTGCGTCCTCTGCTGGACGATGAGGAATATAACCAAATGGCGGTTTTGGCCAATGACTTTCAAGCCACAAAGGCTGCCCAGCTGCAGAGATACTTGATCCTCAAGTCCTGGTGGGCAACCAATTAT GTAAGTGACTGGTGGGAGGAATACATCTATCTCAGAAGTCGTGACCCAATTATGGTCAACAGTAACTTTTACATTATG GACCTGCTGTACGTGACGCCGACTCACCGGCAGGCTGCGCGTGCAGGCAACATAGTGCACGCCTTGCTACAGTACAGACGCAAACTGGAACGTGGTGAACATGCGCCG CTGCGGGCTTTGGGGACTGTTCCCATGTGCTCTGCTCAGATGGAGAGGATGTTCAACACCACCCGCATCCCTGGCATCGAAACGG ATTCCGTACAGCACCTGAATGACAGGAAGCATTTGGTGGTGTATCACAAGGGTCGCTTCTTCCAAGTGTGGCTGTACCTGGGAGGACGCCACCTCCTACCCAGTGAGCTGGAGACCCAATTTAGCAGGATCCTCAACGACACGTCTGAGCCGCAGCCCGGCGAGCTCAAACTAGCAGCGCTGACTGCGGGAAACAG GGTTACTTGGGCTCAGGCTCGGATGAAATACTTCAGCCAGGGAGTGAACAGTGCATCCTTGGATGCGGTGGAGTCAGCCGCCTTCTTCCTGGCGTTGGATGACGAGCCTCAGGGTTACGATGCCAAGAGCAACTCTTTGGACCGTTACGCCAAATCACTGCTGCATGGAAAGTGCTATGACAG ATGGTTCGACAAATCTTTCACCCTCATATCTTACCCCAATGGCAAAATGGGAATAAGCGCTGAGCATTCGTGGGCCGACGCACCAATCGTGGGACACATGTGGGAG TACATCCTTGCCACCGACTGCTTCCATCTGGGCTACACAGAGGAGGGCCACTGCAAAGGAGACGTAAACAAAGGCCTTCCTCAACCCTCTCGACTGCAGTGGCTCATTCCCACCGAG TGCCAACATGTGATTGAGACGTCCTACCTGTCTGCTAAAAAGATAGCCGATGATGTGGACTTCTTCGCCTACCTGTTTTGTGCTTTTGGCAAAGGCCTGATTAAAAGGTGCAAGACCAGCCCGGATGCCTTCATTCAGCTGGCCCTGCAGCTGGCACAGTTTCGG GATCAGGGCGAGTTCTGTTTGACGTACGAGTCGTCCATGACGCGCATGTTCAGAGACGGCCGCACGGAGACGGTGCGCTCGTGCACCTCAGAGGCCGTCGCCTTCGTCAGAGCCATGGTGGATCGACGAGCAACT AACACACACAGGCTGACGCTGTTTCGGAGAGCGGCCGACAAGCATCAGAACATGTACCGCCTGGCCATGACCGGTTCCGGCATCGACCGGCACCTCTTCTGTCTCTACATCGTGTCCAAGTATCTGGGTGTGGACTCTCCTTTCCTTAAGCAG GTTCTGTCGGAACCGTGGAAGTTGTCCACCAGTCAGACTCCTCAGCAGCAGCTCAACATGGTGGACATCAATAAGTTCCCCGAATATGTCAGTGCTGGAGGCGGATTCGGGCCA GTGGCCGATGATGGTTACGGCGTGTCTTACATCATTGTTGGAGAAAACCTCATCACATTCCACATCTC